One bacterium (Candidatus Blackallbacteria) CG13_big_fil_rev_8_21_14_2_50_49_14 genomic region harbors:
- the flgA gene encoding flagella basal body P-ring formation protein FlgA, whose amino-acid sequence MIERGGFVSRGFVYLAFCLIAFAVNASPVRVNSTDELIYRLRQAVQSQYEVAPQNVLVLWNDDSLEDKLARVGKNLSVELTERDLQNLIGKTILTLKVMDGNRYRATIPVKLKVDGWTEVYISKKPLRRGEMLSEQSIQFSKKKLSELPVNYLRVLENPGDYRVNRDIPAGMVLNRLALEQQPLVLKGAQVKVVVVNENLRLMAQGEVLENGLRNQMVSVRVLSFGSNKLVQARVTGQGEVTLEIK is encoded by the coding sequence ATGATTGAAAGGGGAGGTTTTGTCAGCAGAGGTTTTGTTTATTTGGCATTTTGCCTCATAGCATTCGCTGTCAACGCCTCCCCAGTTCGTGTAAACTCGACCGACGAACTGATTTACCGGCTACGCCAGGCCGTACAAAGTCAGTATGAGGTTGCTCCGCAAAATGTTTTGGTTTTGTGGAATGACGATTCTCTTGAAGACAAACTGGCGCGGGTAGGAAAAAATCTATCGGTAGAATTGACCGAGCGTGATTTGCAGAATTTAATCGGTAAAACGATTTTAACGCTGAAGGTCATGGATGGAAATCGGTATCGGGCGACGATACCTGTGAAGTTGAAAGTGGATGGCTGGACAGAGGTGTATATCTCTAAAAAGCCGCTCAGAAGAGGGGAGATGCTTTCTGAGCAAAGTATTCAGTTTAGCAAAAAAAAGCTATCTGAATTGCCTGTAAATTATCTCCGTGTTTTAGAAAATCCGGGCGATTACCGGGTAAACAGAGACATTCCAGCAGGAATGGTTTTGAATCGTTTGGCGCTTGAGCAGCAGCCCTTGGTTTTAAAGGGCGCCCAGGTGAAAGTGGTGGTTGTGAATGAGAACCTTCGCCTGATGGCTCAGGGAGAGGTTCTTGAAAACGGGTTGAGAAACCAAATGGTTTCAGTTCGGGTTTTGAGCTTTGGCAGCAATAAACTGGTTCAGGCCCGCGTAACAGGCCAGGGTGAAGTCACTCTGGAAATTAAGTAA
- the flgG gene encoding flagellar basal-body rod protein FlgG, with protein sequence MHALWTAATGMEALKFKIDVIANNLSNTQTEGFKRSDAEFTDLLYQYYRRPGSVDNPSGIHYGLGSRIAGTNVVHQQGSLQSTNNNLDWAIDGIGFFSVLDPISGQRFYTRKGLFKLNNNGQVVNADGYTLDPNITIPPGTTDFHIDRTGVFWATQPGTGLLSQLGNITLTRFPNPAGLEARGNSLFAESSASGSPEQGQPAQNGFGQIHGRALESSNVQIVTEMVDLITTQKAFDTNSKVITVADKMMDTANNLSR encoded by the coding sequence ATGCATGCACTCTGGACTGCTGCAACTGGGATGGAAGCGCTGAAGTTTAAAATTGACGTCATCGCGAACAATCTCTCCAATACCCAAACCGAAGGGTTCAAGCGCTCAGATGCTGAATTCACGGATCTTCTGTATCAGTACTACCGTCGCCCAGGCAGCGTAGACAATCCGTCAGGGATTCACTATGGCTTGGGTTCACGTATTGCCGGTACCAATGTGGTTCATCAGCAAGGCTCGCTTCAGTCTACAAATAATAATCTGGATTGGGCCATTGATGGTATTGGCTTCTTCTCAGTTCTGGATCCTATTTCAGGTCAGCGCTTTTATACCCGTAAAGGTCTGTTTAAGTTGAACAATAACGGCCAGGTAGTGAATGCCGACGGCTATACCCTGGATCCCAATATCACCATTCCTCCTGGTACAACTGATTTCCACATTGATCGCACAGGCGTGTTCTGGGCTACTCAGCCTGGTACCGGTCTGCTGTCTCAATTGGGGAATATTACGCTGACACGTTTCCCCAACCCCGCTGGCTTGGAAGCGCGTGGAAACAGCCTGTTTGCAGAAAGTAGTGCTTCCGGTTCTCCTGAACAGGGGCAGCCTGCACAGAATGGTTTTGGACAGATTCATGGTCGGGCCTTGGAGTCTTCCAATGTTCAGATTGTGACAGAAATGGTAGACCTGATTACCACCCAGAAAGCTTTTGACACCAATTCAAAAGTAATTACTGTGGCTGATAAGATGATGGATACCGCCAATAACCTGTCTCGTTAA